In Nocardia asteroides, the following proteins share a genomic window:
- a CDS encoding MMPL family transporter yields MNQQHTIATTEPPQRSTSVADSGLLYRWGAAMARHRRPVLAIWALLLVMCAVAYPLLEDRLGAMDFGVEDSQSAEVDRLVAQHFPQFGAEQAVIVLQSPTLTADSPDFRAAVSRAVTAARAVSGVTEVVDPYLGLPGTQISADKHVAIALAGMDGDMAERARIARDLQDAIGAANSDAPVEVGLTGYSAVQNAATELQNADLARAEAIGIPVALLLLVLALGALAAAAVPIGVALAGLLAAVGALFTLTTITAFDSLTVAMATMVGLGVGIDYAMFIVSRFREELARRNVTERADHDGIAAAVGRSLETAGKTILVSGLVVMISLCALIIIDAPIFRGIAIGVATAVTSMLIVAVTLLPALLAALGPAINRGALPPRWRPAETATVTGGAPGRWARWAYLVMRKPVLFGTAVIAVLVVAALPVFGIRYGLDMGTTALDDTPTGRASTALTTNFPAGALSPVEIIATGASDTPLTADAAAQINQFLSEIDRDDRIAAVLPAQVSNGRILTMVIPQVAFDSTDATDLIRDLRTSAATIDMAAGTELRIGGSTAEFVDLSDEMTSKLPLVMALVLSASLIFLIAAFRSIALPVKAIAMNLLATGAALGITVAVFQWGLGENILDFTSPGFVQVYLPTVVFALLFGLSMDYEVFLIRRIREHWDATGDNRHAVAAGLTHTARPITAAAAIMIAIFASFLTADILELKQLGLALAVAVAIDAVLIRLVLVPALMRLFGDWNWWLPAVSRRSTR; encoded by the coding sequence GTGAACCAGCAGCACACGATCGCGACCACCGAGCCACCACAACGATCCACCTCTGTCGCGGACTCCGGCCTGCTGTATCGGTGGGGTGCGGCCATGGCACGACACAGACGCCCCGTCCTGGCGATCTGGGCGCTGCTACTGGTGATGTGCGCGGTGGCCTATCCATTACTCGAAGATCGGCTCGGCGCCATGGACTTCGGGGTCGAGGACTCCCAATCCGCCGAGGTCGACCGCCTCGTCGCGCAGCACTTCCCGCAGTTCGGCGCCGAACAAGCGGTCATCGTGCTGCAGTCGCCCACCCTCACCGCCGATAGCCCAGACTTCCGGGCGGCTGTCTCCCGTGCGGTCACCGCCGCGCGAGCGGTCTCCGGTGTGACAGAGGTCGTCGACCCCTACCTCGGACTGCCCGGCACCCAGATCTCGGCCGACAAGCACGTCGCGATCGCCTTGGCCGGTATGGATGGCGACATGGCCGAACGCGCACGCATCGCCCGCGATCTGCAAGACGCCATCGGTGCGGCGAATAGCGATGCCCCCGTCGAGGTCGGGCTGACCGGATACTCGGCGGTGCAGAACGCGGCCACCGAACTGCAGAACGCCGACCTGGCCCGCGCCGAAGCGATCGGCATCCCCGTCGCCCTGCTGCTGCTGGTGCTCGCACTCGGCGCTCTTGCTGCGGCGGCGGTTCCGATCGGAGTGGCCCTCGCCGGCCTGCTGGCCGCGGTCGGTGCGCTGTTCACCCTCACCACGATCACCGCGTTCGATTCGCTGACCGTCGCCATGGCCACCATGGTCGGACTCGGTGTCGGCATCGACTACGCGATGTTCATCGTCAGCCGCTTTCGCGAAGAACTCGCCCGCCGCAACGTCACCGAACGCGCCGACCATGACGGCATCGCCGCCGCTGTCGGACGGTCGCTGGAGACCGCAGGCAAGACGATCCTCGTCTCCGGGCTCGTGGTGATGATCTCGCTGTGCGCGTTGATCATCATCGACGCACCGATCTTCCGTGGCATCGCCATCGGCGTTGCCACCGCCGTCACCAGCATGCTCATCGTTGCTGTCACCCTGCTGCCCGCTTTGCTCGCTGCCCTAGGCCCCGCCATCAATCGCGGCGCTCTCCCGCCCCGGTGGCGCCCCGCCGAAACCGCTACCGTCACCGGTGGCGCGCCAGGCCGGTGGGCGCGCTGGGCCTACCTGGTCATGCGCAAACCGGTGCTGTTCGGCACGGCCGTGATCGCGGTGCTCGTCGTGGCCGCACTGCCGGTCTTCGGGATCCGCTACGGCCTCGACATGGGCACCACCGCCCTCGACGACACCCCCACCGGACGCGCCAGCACCGCCTTGACCACCAACTTCCCCGCCGGAGCACTCTCACCAGTCGAGATCATCGCCACCGGCGCCTCCGACACCCCACTCACAGCCGACGCCGCGGCACAGATCAACCAATTCCTCAGCGAGATCGACCGCGACGACCGAATCGCCGCAGTGCTCCCGGCGCAGGTCAGCAATGGTCGAATCCTCACGATGGTGATCCCGCAGGTGGCGTTCGACTCCACGGACGCCACCGACCTCATCCGCGACCTCCGCACCAGCGCCGCAACCATTGATATGGCGGCCGGGACCGAACTCCGCATCGGGGGCAGCACCGCCGAATTCGTCGACCTCTCCGACGAGATGACCTCCAAACTGCCGCTGGTCATGGCCCTGGTGCTGTCGGCCTCGCTGATCTTCCTGATCGCGGCGTTCCGCAGCATCGCCCTACCGGTCAAGGCCATCGCGATGAACCTGCTCGCCACCGGCGCCGCCCTCGGCATCACCGTCGCGGTGTTCCAGTGGGGTCTGGGCGAGAACATCCTCGACTTCACCAGCCCGGGCTTCGTCCAGGTCTATCTGCCCACCGTCGTGTTCGCCCTGCTGTTCGGGCTCTCGATGGACTACGAGGTCTTCCTCATCCGCCGCATCCGCGAACACTGGGACGCCACCGGCGACAACCGACACGCCGTCGCCGCAGGGCTCACTCACACCGCCCGCCCTATCACCGCCGCGGCAGCGATCATGATCGCCATCTTCGCCAGCTTCCTCACCGCCGACATCCTCGAACTCAAACAGCTCGGACTCGCCCTTGCCGTCGCTGTCGCCATCGACGCCGTGCTCATCCGTCTGGTTCTCGTCCCAGCCCTCATGCGGCTGTTCGGCGACTGGAACTGGTGGCTACCCGCCGTGTCGCGAAGGTCGACGCGCTGA
- a CDS encoding DUF4365 domain-containing protein codes for MTVVAVPHPHYGLDLNGAKSRYSLSYLYAVCSQAGCTVIETPQDSDVHSIDATVQFEEGDVRVQMKCSSTHRMTGSQIRFQLKQQWIDKWRKYQGTTFVVLVLVPEHKADWVQYGDDETVHRTQAYWAEFDKSSTAKSIVIPRANRLDTSTLAKWHSAFAVGFGEEAAS; via the coding sequence ATGACGGTGGTGGCGGTACCGCATCCCCATTACGGGCTGGACCTTAATGGTGCAAAGTCGAGGTACAGTCTGTCGTACCTGTATGCGGTGTGCTCTCAGGCCGGGTGCACTGTGATCGAGACCCCGCAGGACTCGGACGTTCACTCTATCGATGCGACAGTTCAGTTCGAAGAGGGTGACGTTCGAGTTCAGATGAAGTGCTCCAGCACCCATCGAATGACCGGGTCTCAAATTCGGTTTCAGCTCAAACAGCAATGGATCGACAAGTGGAGAAAGTACCAAGGGACAACGTTCGTCGTTCTTGTTCTTGTTCCCGAGCACAAGGCTGATTGGGTGCAGTATGGAGATGACGAGACGGTGCATCGAACGCAGGCGTACTGGGCAGAATTCGACAAGAGCTCGACGGCGAAGTCGATCGTGATCCCGCGTGCCAACCGATTGGATACCTCTACGCTCGCCAAGTGGCACTCTGCATTCGCGGTCGGCTTCGGAGAGGAGGCGGCATCCTGA
- a CDS encoding NUDIX hydrolase produces MSNSRCDNADPTKGPWMDNAQPTAETQIRQHAIALAALAHNGLVFSTDVFDRQRYEQAKQIATDLLALISNGTLEDLHKNVFLEHGYMTPKVDVRGGVFDDKGRILLIRDRSDEKWTLPGGWCDVLEPPSLAVEREVHEESGITVRARKLVALHDRDVQGHQPAFPYHVYKLFFLCETISHGQPSPVETMEVGWFNVDELPELSTTRVLDAQIQLLHEHWNKPDLPTMFD; encoded by the coding sequence ATGTCGAACAGCCGCTGCGACAACGCCGATCCGACCAAAGGACCCTGGATGGACAACGCTCAACCGACAGCCGAGACCCAGATCCGCCAACACGCTATTGCTCTGGCCGCCCTCGCGCACAACGGCCTCGTCTTCTCCACCGACGTCTTCGACCGGCAACGCTACGAACAAGCCAAACAGATAGCCACCGACCTGCTGGCCCTCATCAGCAACGGCACCCTCGAGGACCTGCACAAGAACGTGTTCCTCGAACACGGCTACATGACACCCAAAGTCGACGTCCGAGGCGGCGTCTTCGACGACAAGGGCCGCATCCTGCTCATCCGCGACCGCAGCGACGAGAAATGGACCCTGCCCGGCGGCTGGTGCGACGTCCTGGAACCGCCCTCACTCGCCGTCGAACGCGAAGTCCACGAAGAATCCGGCATAACCGTGCGCGCCCGCAAACTCGTGGCCCTGCACGACCGCGATGTGCAGGGCCACCAGCCCGCCTTCCCCTACCACGTGTACAAGCTGTTCTTCCTGTGCGAGACCATCTCCCACGGCCAACCCAGCCCCGTCGAGACTATGGAAGTCGGCTGGTTCAACGTCGACGAGCTGCCCGAACTGTCGACCACCCGTGTACTCGACGCCCAAATCCAGCTTCTCCACGAGCACTGGAACAAGCCAGACCTACCAACCATGTTCGACTGA